From Candidatus Neomarinimicrobiota bacterium, the proteins below share one genomic window:
- the sppA gene encoding signal peptide peptidase SppA, translating into MKRSDWIITALLFIAAVLMFNTLVRQNRTGVSLTRGDQIGIVKIQGSILSSEPILEDLEEISSIRDLKALILHINSPGGGTAASQELYYAVKRIKEEYDYPVISVLSSLGASGGYYVALATDSIYALPGTLTGSIGVIMDFPQWTEVMDKIGVDMHVVKSGEYKDTGSPFRDFTAEDRRYYQELVDDVYDQFISAVAEARSMDKETVKKISDGRVYTGRQALELGLIDHLGTMEDGIEDLTRQLNLKEKPSIIRPKKEKITFYDVVFGDISRWIGSLIPSPSPQMIYK; encoded by the coding sequence ATGAAACGAAGTGACTGGATTATCACGGCACTGCTCTTTATTGCGGCGGTATTGATGTTCAATACCCTGGTTCGCCAAAACAGGACCGGTGTATCCCTCACCCGGGGGGATCAGATAGGTATTGTGAAAATCCAGGGAAGCATCCTGAGTTCAGAGCCGATTCTTGAAGATCTGGAGGAAATCAGCTCTATCCGTGATCTGAAAGCCCTGATTCTCCATATCAACAGCCCCGGTGGCGGCACCGCAGCATCTCAGGAACTCTACTATGCCGTCAAACGCATCAAGGAAGAATACGATTATCCCGTGATCTCGGTGTTGAGTTCATTGGGTGCCAGCGGCGGATATTACGTAGCCCTGGCAACGGATTCTATTTATGCTTTGCCCGGCACCCTGACGGGAAGTATCGGGGTCATTATGGACTTTCCCCAGTGGACGGAGGTGATGGATAAAATCGGTGTGGATATGCATGTGGTGAAAAGCGGCGAATATAAGGATACAGGGTCGCCTTTCAGGGATTTTACGGCTGAAGACAGGCGCTATTATCAGGAACTGGTGGATGATGTGTACGACCAGTTTATATCTGCCGTGGCCGAAGCCCGGTCCATGGATAAAGAAACCGTGAAAAAAATCTCCGATGGCAGGGTTTATACAGGCCGTCAGGCCTTGGAACTGGGGCTCATAGACCATCTGGGCACCATGGAGGATGGCATTGAAGATTTAACCCGGCAGTTAAACCTGAAGGAAAAGCCATCCATCATTCGACCAAAAAAGGAAAAGATTACATTTTACGATGTAGTCTTTGGTGATATTAGCCGGTGGATCGGTTCACTGATACCGTCACCGTCACCTCAGATGATATATAAATAA
- a CDS encoding ferritin-like domain-containing protein, translating to MGEKGVGILGSLDVKDLIRQLNEALSEEWLAYYQYWIGARLIEGPMRTEVEPELLTHADEELNHAVMVVDRIIQLGGDPVIHPEEWFKLSRCAYEAPSDPYIEAILKQNLSGEQCAIKRYKEIADYTHGKDHTTWQIATNILNDELEHEQDIEDWLNDLKMLKDDLRKLKL from the coding sequence ATGGGTGAAAAAGGTGTTGGCATTCTGGGATCTTTGGATGTTAAAGATTTGATTCGCCAGTTGAATGAAGCACTGTCTGAAGAGTGGCTGGCCTATTACCAGTACTGGATTGGTGCCCGCCTGATTGAAGGCCCGATGCGGACTGAAGTAGAGCCGGAACTGTTAACTCATGCTGACGAAGAGCTGAATCATGCCGTGATGGTTGTAGACCGGATTATTCAGCTGGGTGGTGATCCCGTGATTCATCCGGAAGAATGGTTCAAATTGAGCCGTTGTGCCTATGAGGCTCCCAGTGATCCCTACATTGAAGCCATTCTGAAGCAAAATCTCAGTGGCGAGCAATGTGCGATCAAACGCTACAAGGAAATTGCGGATTATACCCACGGAAAAGATCACACAACCTGGCAGATCGCTACAAATATCCTTAATGATGAACTGGAACATGAGCAGGATATTGAGGATTGGTTGAATGATCTAAAGATGCTGAAAGATGATTTGAGGAAGCTTAAACTGTAA
- a CDS encoding exodeoxyribonuclease VII small subunit, giving the protein MTEKNESFEASLAKLEAILKRLETEDVPLEEMLTLYEEGVSLSQTCRKVLENARQKLQVISEHMNEEKETTLE; this is encoded by the coding sequence ATGACAGAAAAAAATGAAAGTTTTGAAGCATCCCTGGCCAAACTGGAAGCGATTCTCAAACGCCTTGAAACAGAAGATGTCCCCCTGGAAGAGATGCTGACTCTCTACGAGGAAGGGGTCTCACTGAGTCAAACCTGCCGGAAAGTTCTGGAAAATGCCCGACAAAAACTGCAGGTGATATCAGAACACATGAATGAAGAAAAGGAAACAACCCTTGAATAA
- a CDS encoding NAD(+)/NADH kinase, with protein MNKFSQFGILANSRKIRDIAPILKEFCAYLELKQVDFTLDEEIVQKIPSLSSFGHSSLEKLLEESQAMITLGGDGTILNAARRIGQREIPILGFHMGELGFLAELSRLDYREKMDKILQGELLLDDRMVLDGEIRNGKGCTCEYALNDMVLFKGLSPRMMTVKVEIDGDFMNSYLADGLIISTPTGSTAYSLSSSGPILTPDVPAIIINPICPHTLSQRPMVIDAGRTIRITFEEVPQGAYLTADGQHVERLSKNGEIFIRKASHKVRLIRCSDYSYFNVLRQKLNWGKR; from the coding sequence TTGAATAAGTTCTCACAGTTCGGGATATTGGCCAACAGCCGGAAAATTCGGGATATTGCTCCCATCCTGAAAGAATTTTGTGCCTATCTTGAGTTAAAACAGGTCGATTTTACCCTGGATGAGGAGATTGTTCAAAAGATTCCGTCACTTTCTTCTTTTGGACATTCATCCCTGGAAAAACTTTTGGAAGAGTCTCAGGCCATGATCACTTTGGGCGGAGACGGAACCATCCTGAATGCAGCCCGGCGTATTGGTCAGCGTGAAATTCCCATCCTGGGTTTTCACATGGGTGAACTGGGTTTCCTGGCTGAGCTCTCCCGTCTGGATTACCGGGAAAAAATGGATAAAATCCTCCAGGGAGAACTGCTGTTGGATGACCGAATGGTGCTGGATGGCGAAATCCGTAACGGCAAAGGGTGTACCTGTGAGTATGCACTCAACGATATGGTCTTGTTTAAAGGACTTTCACCCCGAATGATGACGGTTAAAGTGGAAATTGACGGGGATTTTATGAACAGCTATCTGGCAGATGGACTGATTATTTCAACTCCCACAGGATCTACGGCATATTCACTTTCCAGCAGCGGCCCAATCCTTACTCCAGATGTGCCCGCCATCATTATTAATCCCATCTGTCCCCACACCCTAAGCCAAAGGCCCATGGTGATCGATGCCGGGCGGACAATCCGGATTACCTTTGAAGAAGTGCCCCAGGGTGCTTATTTAACCGCCGATGGTCAGCATGTGGAACGCCTGAGTAAAAACGGAGAGATCTTCATTCGAAAAGCAAGCCATAAGGTCAGGCTTATCCGTTGTTCGGATTACAGCTATTTCAACGTGTTGCGACAGAAACTGAACTGGGGAAAACGATGA
- the folK gene encoding 2-amino-4-hydroxy-6-hydroxymethyldihydropteridine diphosphokinase has product MNVPDTQVYLGFGGNLGDVRKTIQQAVKALTSRDGISLIQVSSFYRTEPLYDTNQPDFINAVAGFAVRLSPQALLQIIHQIEEAFGRIRDSKRRYAPRTLDIDILFWGDKTICLKNLIVPHQEFSQRKFVLEPMGEIALNYTVPGTGKTIRDFLNECPDQSRVEKC; this is encoded by the coding sequence ATGAATGTCCCCGATACCCAGGTTTACCTCGGATTTGGTGGAAATTTAGGTGATGTACGAAAAACCATCCAACAGGCTGTCAAGGCCCTCACGTCCCGGGATGGAATCTCTCTGATTCAGGTCAGTTCATTTTACCGGACTGAACCATTATATGATACCAACCAGCCTGATTTTATCAATGCCGTCGCCGGATTTGCCGTCCGCTTGTCGCCCCAGGCACTTTTACAGATTATTCACCAGATTGAAGAAGCATTCGGACGAATTCGGGATTCAAAACGGCGCTACGCACCCCGAACCCTGGATATAGATATTTTATTTTGGGGTGATAAAACCATCTGCCTGAAAAATCTGATCGTTCCCCACCAGGAATTTTCACAACGGAAATTTGTATTAGAGCCTATGGGGGAAATTGCTTTAAATTATACCGTCCCGGGAACGGGAAAAACTATTCGGGACTTTTTAAATGAGTGTCCCGATCAATCACGCGTGGAGAAATGCTGA
- the folB gene encoding dihydroneopterin aldolase — MNDIIRLKNMVFYGFHGVEAHEKEWGGRFEVDLELFCDLHDAIETDKLQDTVNYESIYKLIHNLVTSRKYYLIEALAGEMCKSIKEKYPKVLKVTARVRKPNVPIKGVLDTVEVEITR; from the coding sequence ATGAATGACATTATCCGTCTGAAAAATATGGTTTTTTATGGGTTTCACGGTGTTGAAGCCCATGAAAAAGAGTGGGGAGGACGCTTTGAAGTGGATTTGGAACTGTTTTGTGATTTGCATGATGCCATTGAAACAGATAAACTTCAGGATACAGTAAATTATGAATCCATTTATAAATTGATTCATAATCTGGTGACTTCCAGAAAGTACTATTTGATTGAAGCCCTGGCCGGTGAGATGTGTAAATCCATTAAGGAAAAATACCCCAAAGTGCTGAAAGTGACAGCCCGGGTTCGTAAACCCAATGTGCCAATCAAAGGTGTTTTGGATACAGTGGAAGTTGAAATTACACGATGA
- a CDS encoding HU family DNA-binding protein, with protein sequence MTKADIVDIISMATGLTKVETEAVINGFLSTVSDALMEGKRVDFRGFGSFSVKKRASKIGQNPGTGEAVPVPERYVPVFKPSKMLKEAVDKNMKHSR encoded by the coding sequence ATGACAAAAGCGGATATTGTCGATATCATTTCCATGGCGACCGGCCTGACGAAAGTCGAAACGGAAGCTGTTATCAATGGATTTTTGTCCACCGTTTCCGATGCGTTGATGGAAGGGAAGCGGGTGGATTTCAGAGGATTTGGAAGTTTTAGTGTAAAAAAACGGGCATCCAAAATCGGACAAAACCCCGGGACCGGAGAAGCGGTTCCCGTACCGGAACGCTATGTACCTGTCTTTAAGCCCTCTAAAATGCTGAAAGAAGCTGTCGATAAAAACATGAAACATTCAAGATAA
- the xseA gene encoding exodeoxyribonuclease VII large subunit gives MDKIYTISDITQLIKVRLESMGSFTLEGEISEIKFHGSGHLYFTLKDEGAVLPCVMWRTYTRSLTFRPEVGNHVVASGRLSVYPPHGRYQMSVDSMQPAGVGNLYEQFEALKKQLRKEGLFDEDHKKPIPLYPRNLAIISSETAAGLQDAERIFLQYAPHVNRCLIPARMQGHGTAESVIQALKKVLLMKNVDLVLIIRGGGSIEDLWEFNREILARTVYDYPIPVISGIGHETDFTILDFVADYRASTPTNAAEIACRGWKEIILYLNQAEARLTIAAENVLRQAEDRLQYLSHRYTTRLPGTSITRYTEKIDGLIHRLNHEVNRAFTELSHQWEHLDTTLRLTHPREVMKKGYAVIKGPDGKAYTSKNDARPGDRFTVMMHDGDFQGEVLNSE, from the coding sequence ATGGATAAAATTTACACCATATCAGACATAACCCAGCTGATCAAAGTCCGTCTGGAATCGATGGGGTCCTTTACCCTGGAAGGTGAGATATCCGAGATTAAATTTCACGGAAGTGGTCACCTCTATTTTACCCTGAAAGATGAGGGGGCAGTGCTTCCCTGTGTGATGTGGCGGACTTATACCCGGTCTTTGACTTTTCGTCCCGAAGTGGGAAATCATGTGGTGGCGTCCGGCCGCCTGAGTGTGTATCCACCCCATGGACGCTATCAAATGTCCGTGGATAGCATGCAGCCTGCCGGTGTGGGAAATTTGTATGAACAGTTTGAAGCCCTGAAGAAACAATTGCGTAAAGAGGGACTGTTTGATGAGGACCATAAAAAGCCAATCCCATTGTACCCCCGGAATCTTGCCATCATTTCAAGCGAAACAGCTGCAGGACTTCAGGATGCCGAACGGATATTTTTACAATATGCGCCCCACGTAAACCGCTGCTTGATTCCTGCCCGTATGCAGGGCCATGGCACGGCGGAGTCTGTGATCCAGGCTCTGAAGAAAGTTCTTCTCATGAAGAATGTGGACCTGGTATTGATTATCCGTGGTGGGGGTTCCATCGAAGACTTGTGGGAATTCAACCGGGAAATATTAGCCCGCACGGTCTATGATTATCCCATACCCGTCATTTCGGGGATTGGTCATGAAACAGATTTTACCATCCTGGATTTTGTGGCGGATTATCGGGCGAGTACCCCCACTAATGCCGCTGAAATTGCCTGCAGAGGGTGGAAGGAAATCATTCTCTATTTGAACCAGGCTGAAGCCCGCCTGACCATTGCTGCAGAAAATGTCCTGCGCCAGGCAGAAGACCGCCTGCAATATCTCTCTCACCGCTACACCACACGCCTGCCGGGTACATCCATTACCCGCTATACTGAAAAAATTGACGGACTTATTCACCGGCTGAATCATGAAGTCAACCGGGCTTTTACTGAACTTAGCCACCAATGGGAACATCTGGATACAACCCTGCGGCTTACCCACCCAAGGGAAGTCATGAAAAAAGGATATGCCGTGATCAAAGGCCCGGATGGCAAAGCATATACATCGAAAAATGATGCCCGTCCCGGAGACCGCTTTACCGTGATGATGCACGATGGCGATTTCCAGGGAGAAGTCCTTAATTCGGAGTGA
- a CDS encoding deoxynucleoside kinase, producing MQKPAYYIAIEGVIGVGKTSLAKILVQRLNARLVLEKFEDNPFLSDFYKDRDRYAFQTQMFFLLSRYRQQMELFQTELFHKNLVTDYMFIKDKLFAYLNLNEKELMLYDQMLNLLIRQIPKPDLVIYLQADTERLMQNIAKRGRDFEKNMDEEYIEALNQMYNQFFFRYNETPLLIINTTDIDFVHNEDDLAEILKTIQTPPAGTKLYRPVRKPS from the coding sequence ATGCAGAAACCTGCCTATTATATTGCGATTGAAGGTGTTATCGGAGTTGGGAAAACCAGCCTGGCCAAAATCCTGGTACAGCGGCTGAATGCCCGCCTGGTCCTGGAGAAATTTGAAGACAATCCCTTTCTCAGTGATTTTTATAAAGACAGGGATAGGTATGCTTTTCAGACACAGATGTTCTTCCTTCTAAGCAGGTATCGTCAGCAGATGGAGCTTTTTCAGACGGAGCTCTTCCATAAAAATCTGGTGACAGATTATATGTTCATCAAGGATAAACTCTTTGCCTATCTGAATCTGAATGAAAAGGAACTCATGCTGTATGACCAGATGCTGAATCTTCTGATCCGGCAAATCCCCAAACCGGACCTGGTCATTTACCTTCAGGCGGATACGGAGCGCCTGATGCAAAATATTGCCAAACGGGGTCGGGATTTTGAAAAGAATATGGATGAGGAGTATATTGAAGCCCTGAATCAAATGTATAACCAGTTTTTTTTCCGATATAATGAAACTCCCCTGCTGATTATCAATACAACAGATATAGACTTCGTCCACAACGAGGACGATTTAGCGGAGATTTTGAAAACCATTCAAACACCACCAGCGGGTACCAAGTTATACCGGCCGGTGAGGAAACCGTCATGA